GAGTCTTCAAAGATAAACTTACCTGCAAAATCCAGCTTTATTCTGTTTCCAAACAGTATGTGTCCACATGAGGcaacagcacagtagtagatcCCAGCATGAGACTCAGTCAGGTTCTTCATGGGCAGATTGTAGAcacagctgtgtgtttgtgtgttcttatTTCTCTCACACTGATCCTTCCTGCCTCCATGAGTGTAAATGAGTCCTGGATGAGAGTCTTCAGAGTCTTTGAACCAGTAAACTCTGTGTTCTCCATCACAGCTCCCAGTGTGTACTGTACAGTTCAGAGTCACAGAGTCTCCTGCATGGATGTTCTCAGAGGATGACTGATCCACTGAAGTCTGGATGTAAGAAGAAGGATCCTTCACAATGAGACTATAGCTctccaaaaatgtaattgagtACGAATCAGAACTTATGCAATGGTAAGTAGCCGAGTCTGAAATTTTCAAATAGGTGAACTTCAagagattatttttgttttctatgtcCAGTTTAAAGCGTGAATTGTTCTTgaattcatcaaaaaaaaattctactgtGCTATATAAGAATGAACTTGAAATAATTTGAGGCTTTCGTCCAAAACTTTGCTTGTACCAGAAGATCTGTTTTAATGTCTGATCTtcataagaacattttaaagtaacatttccACCAACGTAGACATATAGAAAATCCTCTTTCTGCTGTACAGAGGAAGATAATTTTGGATGGATCTTCTGACCTGAAGTGAAAcgtaaaacacaattttgttaATGAAAGTCATAAAAAGATACT
This portion of the Oryzias melastigma strain HK-1 unplaced genomic scaffold, ASM292280v2 sc05767, whole genome shotgun sequence genome encodes:
- the LOC112142155 gene encoding uncharacterized protein LOC112142155, whose product is ANGQKIHPKLSSSVQQKEDFLYVYVGGNVTLKCSYEDQTLKQIFWYKQSFGRKPQIISSSFLYSTVEFFFDEFKNNSRFKLDIENKNNLLKFTYLKISDSATYHCISSDSYSITFLESYSLIVKDPSSYIQTSVDQSSSENIHAGDSVTLNCTVHTGSCDGEHRVYWFKDSEDSHPGLIYTHGGRKDQCERNKNTQTHSCVYNLPMKNLTESHAGIYYCAVASCGHILFGNRIKLDFA